In Onychostoma macrolepis isolate SWU-2019 chromosome 06, ASM1243209v1, whole genome shotgun sequence, one DNA window encodes the following:
- the rhcgl1 gene encoding rh family, C glycoprotein, like 1, whose amino-acid sequence MAKNTNIRISFPAVCFVWQIAMIILFGVFIRYNEESDTRWIEHRRRKNISTNLENDFYYRYPSFQDVHVMIFVGFGFLMTFMKRYSFGGVGFNFLIAAFGIQWALLMQGWFHYLDENDGKIKIGVENLINADFCVAGCLIAYGACLGKVSPVQLMVLTLFGVTLFAVEEYIILELLHAKDPGGSMVIHTFGAYYGLTISWVLYRPMLSQSKHLQGSVYHSDVFAMIGTLFLWMYWPSFNSAIADHGDGQHRAVINTYLALAASVLTTFAISSISQKHGKLDMVHIQNATLAGGVAMGTASEFMITPYGSLIVGFCSGIISTLGYLFLTPFMEKTLKIQDTCGIHNLHAMPGVIGGIVGAITAASASESVYGKEGLINTFDFKEAVANRTVNIQGGYQAAGLFVAIAFGLVGGALVGGILKLPIWGDPADANCFDDEVYWEVPEDEDDNILSRHPNMNHARGMPDTYQRSHV is encoded by the exons ATGGCCAAAAACACCAATATTCGAATCAGTTTCCCAGCAGTCTGCTTTGTCTGGCAGATTGCAATGATTATCCTGTTTGGTGTGTTCATCCGTTATAATGAGGAGTCTGACACTCGCTGGATCGAACACAGAAGAAGGAAAAATATTTCCACAAATTTAGAGAATGACTTTTACTATAGATATCCAA GTTTTCAGGATGTGCATGTGATGATCTTTGTTGGTTTTGGATTTCTAATGACCTTTATGAAGCGTTATAGTTTTGGTGGAGTCGGCTTCAATTTTCTCATCGCAGCTTTTGGAATTCAATGGGCTCTGCTGATGCAAGGCTGGTTTCATTACCTTGACGAAAATGATGGGAAGATCAAAATTGGGGTTGAGAA CCTCATTAATGCAGATTTCTGTGTGGCTGGCTGTCTCATTGCATACGGCGCTTGCCTTGGAAAAGTCAGCCCAGTGCAGCTGATGGTTCTTACTCTATTTGGAGTCACCCTGTTTGCTGTTGAGGAGTATATCATTCTTGAACTCCTACAT GCAAAAGATCCTGGTGGTTCTATGGTCATCCACACTTTTGGAGCATATTATGGTTTGACCATATCTTGGGTCTTATATCGACCAATGCTATCGCAAAGCAAGCATTTACAAGGATCTGTTTACCACTCTGATGTGTTTGCAATGATTG GCACTCTCTTTCTTTGGATGTACTGGCCCAGTTTTAATTCTGCTATTGCAGATCATGGAGATGGCCAGCACAGAGCTGTTATAAATACCTACCTCGCACTGGCTGCCTCAGTTCTCACTACCTTTGCCATTTCAAGTATCTCACAGAAACATGGAAAGCTCGACATG GTACATATTCAGAATGCTACCTTGGCTGGTGGTGTTGCAATGGGAACAGCTTCAGAGTTTATGATTACCCCTTACGGCTCTCTGATAGTGGGATTCTGCTCGGGCATTATTTCCACACTTGGATATCTCTTTCTGACT CCTTTTATGGAAAAAACCCTCAAGATACAAGACACTTGTGGAATACATAACCTACATGCAATGCCTGGAGTTATAGGTGGTATCGTTGGAGCAATTACTGCAGCTTCCGCCAGTGAATCGGTTTATGGAAAAGAagg GTTGATTAACACTTTCGACTTCAAGGAAGCTGTTGCTAACAGGACAGTCAACATTCAGGGTGGTTATCAGGCAGCTGGTCTTTTTGTAGCAATAGCATTTGGCCTTGTAGGTGGAGCTTTGGTTG GTGGGATTTTAAAGCTGCCAATCTGGGGAGACCCAGCAGACGCCAACTGCTTTGATGATGAAGTTTACTGGGAG GTTcctgaggatgaggatgataaTATTCTCTCTAGACACCCAAACATGAACCATGCTAGAGGCATGCCAGATAC ATATCAACGAAGTCATGTGtaa